A window of the Candidatus Polarisedimenticolaceae bacterium genome harbors these coding sequences:
- a CDS encoding SDR family oxidoreductase has protein sequence MSAFQPALRADLLRGRTAWITGGGTGLGRAMALRFASLGADIALCGRRREPLESTAKEIEAVGRRAAFATCDVRDAAQVDAALDLIEKALTLPDILVNNAAGNFLCPSEDLTPNGFDAVVRIVLHGTFHCTQAIGKKWIEAKKPGSVLSIATTYAETGSGFVLPSACAKAGVVALTRSLAVEWARYNIRLNAISPGPIPTQGAFSRLLPTEELEQARLKRIPAGRFGTPDELAELAAFLVSDASAWMTGDVVTIDGGEWLRGAGEFNDLVDVPKEMIAVLRKK, from the coding sequence GTGAGCGCGTTCCAGCCGGCCCTGCGCGCGGACCTCCTCCGCGGCAGGACCGCGTGGATCACCGGCGGCGGCACCGGCCTCGGCCGCGCCATGGCCCTCCGCTTCGCATCGCTGGGGGCCGACATCGCGCTGTGCGGCCGGCGTCGCGAGCCGCTCGAATCGACAGCAAAGGAGATCGAGGCCGTCGGACGCCGCGCCGCGTTCGCGACCTGCGATGTCCGCGACGCCGCCCAGGTCGACGCCGCGCTCGATCTCATCGAGAAGGCGCTTACGCTTCCCGACATCCTCGTCAACAACGCCGCCGGCAACTTCCTCTGCCCGTCGGAAGACCTCACGCCGAACGGCTTCGACGCCGTCGTACGCATCGTCCTGCACGGAACGTTTCACTGCACGCAAGCGATCGGCAAGAAGTGGATCGAAGCGAAGAAGCCCGGCAGCGTCCTCTCGATCGCAACGACCTATGCCGAGACCGGCTCCGGGTTCGTGCTCCCCAGTGCGTGCGCCAAAGCCGGCGTCGTCGCTCTCACGCGCTCCCTCGCCGTTGAATGGGCGCGCTACAACATCCGATTAAACGCGATCTCCCCCGGCCCGATTCCCACCCAAGGTGCTTTCTCGCGTCTCCTTCCGACGGAAGAGTTGGAGCAAGCGCGGTTGAAGCGCATCCCCGCCGGCCGCTTCGGGACGCCCGATGAGCTCGCCGAGCTTGCCGCGTTTCTCGTGAGCGACGCGTCCGCCTGGATGACGGGCGACGTCGTGACGATTGATGGCGGGGAGTGGCTGAGAGGGGCCGGCGAGTTCAATGATCTGGTGGATGTGCCCAAAGAGATGATCGCCGTTCTGAGAAAGAAGTAG
- the ilvE gene encoding branched-chain-amino-acid transaminase, which translates to MKIYVDGTLYGKEDAKVSVFDHGFLYGDGVFEGIRAYDGNVFRLKEHIDRLYRSAHTIALEIPLTPEQMTQAVLDTVAANDKRDAYIRLVVSRGPGDLGIEPANCEHATVVIIVADIKLYPKELYETGANIVTSSVRRIPIQCLDPRIKSLNYLNNIMAKLDARRAGALEAVMLNHQGRVAECTADNLFFVADGGLKTPDLMNGALPGITRATVLEIGVALGMPTEEGNYGLHDLYNADEVFLTGTGAEIMPVISVDGRKVGTGKPGAVTKKLLEEFRKRRTKDGIAVPYAGAVAKS; encoded by the coding sequence GTGAAGATCTACGTCGACGGCACGCTCTATGGCAAGGAAGACGCCAAGGTCTCGGTGTTCGATCACGGCTTTCTTTACGGCGACGGCGTGTTCGAAGGGATCCGCGCGTACGACGGCAACGTCTTCCGCTTGAAGGAGCACATCGACCGCTTGTACCGCTCGGCGCACACGATTGCGCTCGAGATCCCCCTGACGCCGGAGCAGATGACGCAGGCGGTGCTCGACACCGTCGCGGCCAACGACAAGCGAGATGCCTACATCCGCCTGGTCGTTTCCCGAGGCCCGGGCGACCTCGGGATCGAGCCGGCGAACTGCGAGCACGCGACCGTCGTCATCATCGTCGCCGACATCAAGCTCTACCCGAAGGAGCTGTACGAGACCGGCGCCAACATCGTCACCTCTTCGGTCCGCCGGATCCCGATCCAGTGCCTCGACCCGCGGATCAAGTCGCTCAACTACCTGAACAACATCATGGCGAAGCTCGACGCGCGCCGCGCGGGGGCGCTCGAGGCGGTCATGCTCAACCACCAGGGCCGCGTCGCCGAGTGCACGGCGGACAACCTGTTCTTCGTGGCGGACGGCGGACTCAAGACCCCCGACCTGATGAACGGCGCCCTGCCGGGCATCACGCGCGCGACGGTGCTCGAGATCGGCGTCGCGCTCGGAATGCCGACGGAAGAGGGGAACTACGGCCTGCACGACCTCTACAACGCGGACGAGGTTTTCCTCACCGGAACCGGGGCCGAGATCATGCCGGTCATCTCCGTCGACGGGCGCAAGGTCGGCACCGGCAAGCCGGGGGCCGTCACGAAGAAGCTCCTCGAGGAGTTCCGCAAGCGGCGGACGAAGGACGGGATCGCAGTCCCGTACGCGGGGGCGGTCGCGAAGAGCTGA
- the arcC gene encoding carbamate kinase, which produces MGEAATKPIVLVAMGGHAFMQKGEKGTIEEHERNAEEIARLLMTLVEKEYHLVISHGNGPQVGALLLQQESADGEIPQMPLDVLVAMTEGSLGYILQQNLLNQLRKKDVRRYVVTVVTQVLVDGADPAFAKPTKPIGPFLSKEEAERRRDKLGWSVKEDAGRGWRRLVPSPHPLRVVQRHMIRDAVRAGHIVVACGGGGIPIKKDASDQYVGVEAVIDKDLTSSVLASDIGAALFIILTAVPQVYLDFGTPKQRALGAVTLDEIESLMAEGHFPPGSMGPKIEAVINFLKAGGRRALITNPESLPLAIEGRAGTHVVGRI; this is translated from the coding sequence ATGGGGGAAGCGGCCACCAAGCCGATCGTGCTCGTCGCCATGGGCGGGCACGCGTTCATGCAGAAGGGTGAGAAGGGGACGATCGAGGAGCACGAGCGGAACGCGGAGGAGATCGCGCGCCTGCTCATGACCCTCGTCGAGAAGGAGTACCACCTCGTCATCTCGCACGGGAACGGCCCGCAGGTGGGGGCCCTTCTCCTTCAACAAGAGTCGGCGGACGGTGAGATTCCGCAGATGCCGCTCGACGTGCTCGTCGCGATGACCGAGGGCAGCCTCGGCTACATCCTCCAGCAGAACCTCCTGAACCAGCTCCGGAAGAAGGACGTGCGGCGGTACGTGGTCACCGTGGTCACTCAGGTGCTCGTCGACGGCGCCGATCCGGCGTTCGCCAAGCCCACGAAGCCGATCGGACCGTTCCTCTCGAAGGAAGAGGCCGAGCGCCGCCGCGACAAGCTCGGGTGGAGCGTGAAGGAGGATGCGGGTCGCGGGTGGCGCCGTCTCGTGCCGTCGCCGCACCCGCTGCGCGTCGTCCAGCGTCACATGATTCGGGACGCGGTGCGGGCGGGCCACATCGTCGTCGCGTGCGGCGGCGGCGGGATCCCGATCAAGAAGGACGCGAGCGACCAGTACGTCGGCGTCGAAGCTGTGATCGACAAGGACCTGACGTCGAGCGTGCTCGCCTCCGACATCGGGGCGGCGCTGTTCATCATCCTGACCGCCGTGCCGCAGGTGTACCTCGACTTCGGCACGCCGAAGCAGCGCGCGCTGGGCGCCGTCACGCTCGACGAGATCGAGTCGCTGATGGCCGAGGGGCACTTTCCGCCCGGGAGCATGGGACCGAAGATCGAGGCCGTGATCAATTTCCTGAAGGCGGGCGGCCGCCGCGCGCTGATCACGAACCCTGAGAGCCTGCCGCTCGCGATCGAGGGACGCGCCGGCACCCACGTCGTGGGGCGCATCTGA
- the pdxS gene encoding pyridoxal 5'-phosphate synthase lyase subunit PdxS, giving the protein MAKTETGTTRLKTGLAEMLKGGVIMDVTNDEQARIAQDAGACAVMALERVPADIRRDGGVARMSDPAMIEKIMKAVTIPVMAKCRIGHFAEAQVLEALGVDYIDESEVLTPADEEFHVDKFAFKVPFVCGCRNLGEALRRIGEGAAMIRTKGEAGTGNIVEAVRHMRSVQSGIKRLTMLGPEEMMTEAKNLGAPVDLVRMVAADGKLPVPNFAAGGIATPADAALMMQLGAEAVFVGSGIFKSADPAVRAKAIVRATTHHRDPKTVAEVSRGLGDAMHGIETAKLPEGELMQTRGW; this is encoded by the coding sequence ATGGCAAAGACGGAAACGGGAACGACGAGGCTCAAGACCGGCCTCGCGGAGATGCTCAAGGGCGGCGTCATCATGGACGTCACGAACGACGAGCAGGCGCGGATCGCGCAAGATGCCGGCGCGTGCGCGGTCATGGCGCTCGAGCGCGTGCCGGCCGACATCCGGCGGGACGGCGGCGTCGCGCGCATGTCGGACCCCGCGATGATCGAGAAGATCATGAAGGCGGTGACGATCCCGGTCATGGCCAAGTGCCGGATCGGGCACTTCGCCGAGGCGCAGGTGCTCGAGGCGCTCGGGGTCGACTACATCGACGAGAGCGAGGTCTTGACCCCCGCCGATGAGGAGTTTCACGTCGACAAGTTCGCGTTCAAGGTGCCGTTCGTCTGCGGCTGCCGGAACCTCGGCGAGGCGCTTCGCCGGATCGGCGAGGGCGCCGCGATGATCCGGACGAAGGGCGAGGCGGGCACCGGGAACATCGTCGAGGCGGTGCGGCACATGCGCTCGGTTCAGTCCGGGATCAAGCGCCTGACGATGCTCGGCCCAGAGGAGATGATGACCGAGGCGAAGAATCTCGGTGCCCCGGTCGACCTGGTCCGCATGGTCGCCGCGGACGGCAAGCTGCCGGTGCCGAACTTCGCCGCGGGCGGGATCGCGACGCCGGCCGACGCGGCGCTCATGATGCAGCTCGGCGCCGAGGCGGTGTTCGTCGGCTCCGGCATCTTCAAGTCGGCCGATCCGGCGGTCCGCGCGAAGGCGATCGTCCGCGCGACCACGCATCACCGCGACCCCAAGACGGTCGCCGAAGTCTCGCGCGGGCTCGGCGACGCGATGCACGGCATCGAGACGGCGAAGCTCCCCGAAGGCGAGCTGATGCAGACCCGGGGATGGTGA
- a CDS encoding PLP-dependent aminotransferase family protein — MTIPGLTIELEGALPVYRQIADGIRFALAAGRLTAGQQLPPTRDLAKQLGVNRNTVIAAYELLVETGVATGQTGRGTFLVGTREPRSMVADASFGAFSRAVEGSKVGSLLTIYRVATSHEGISLAGGYPAADLMPIDAFTRSMKRTLERRGSEVLSYGPTAGYGPLRETIAAEMTRRGAPVEPSSVLITNGSQQAVELALRTFVDPGDPVVVEDPTYTGAISVLSALGARPVGVPLDDEGIRPDLLALALERHRPRVIYLQPTFHNPTARVMGEERRRRVLEIALRHRCFIVEDDWAGDLRFEGKDLPTLHALDGGRHVLYVSTFSKKLLPGLRVGWVAAPDPVSDRLIALKQIEDCGTSPLVQAALHEFIEEGGQEEHLARVRTAYRSRSLAMDEAMRVHFPPGARWMRPAGGLFLWVTLPEAVDGDELFVAARERDVLVGRGSLFHVAGTGKNTLRLTFSSATEDQIRAGIRVLGDLLRDRWPKDRAGTRERAFEAVPIL; from the coding sequence ATGACAATCCCCGGACTCACGATCGAGCTCGAAGGCGCTCTCCCGGTCTACCGGCAGATCGCCGATGGGATCCGTTTCGCCCTCGCGGCAGGGCGCCTCACCGCCGGCCAGCAGCTCCCTCCGACCCGCGATCTCGCGAAGCAGCTCGGCGTGAATCGGAACACGGTCATCGCGGCGTACGAGCTGCTCGTGGAGACCGGCGTCGCGACGGGGCAGACCGGGCGGGGGACGTTCCTCGTCGGCACGCGCGAGCCGCGGTCGATGGTGGCCGACGCTTCGTTCGGCGCGTTCTCGCGTGCGGTCGAAGGGTCGAAGGTCGGGAGCCTCCTCACGATCTACCGGGTCGCGACATCGCACGAGGGGATCTCGCTCGCCGGCGGATACCCCGCCGCCGACCTCATGCCGATCGACGCGTTCACACGCTCGATGAAGCGCACGCTCGAGCGGCGCGGCTCCGAGGTGCTGTCGTACGGGCCGACCGCGGGCTACGGTCCGCTCCGCGAGACGATCGCGGCGGAGATGACCCGTCGGGGCGCGCCGGTCGAGCCGTCGTCGGTTCTCATCACGAACGGCTCGCAGCAGGCGGTCGAGCTGGCGCTCCGCACGTTCGTCGATCCAGGCGATCCGGTGGTCGTCGAGGACCCGACGTACACCGGCGCGATCAGCGTGCTGTCCGCGCTGGGCGCGCGCCCGGTCGGCGTTCCGCTCGACGACGAGGGGATCCGGCCCGATCTCCTGGCGCTCGCGCTCGAGCGGCACCGCCCTCGGGTGATCTACCTGCAACCGACCTTCCACAACCCGACCGCGCGGGTCATGGGAGAAGAACGCCGCCGTCGGGTCCTCGAGATCGCGCTCCGCCACCGGTGCTTCATCGTCGAGGACGATTGGGCCGGCGACCTGCGGTTCGAGGGTAAGGACCTCCCGACCCTTCACGCGCTCGACGGAGGACGCCACGTGCTCTACGTGAGCACCTTCTCGAAGAAGCTCCTGCCGGGCCTGCGCGTCGGCTGGGTCGCGGCGCCGGATCCGGTGAGCGACCGGCTGATCGCGCTCAAGCAGATCGAGGACTGCGGGACGAGCCCGCTCGTCCAGGCGGCGCTCCACGAGTTCATCGAGGAGGGCGGGCAGGAGGAGCATCTCGCCCGCGTGCGCACCGCGTACCGGTCGCGCAGCCTCGCGATGGATGAGGCGATGCGCGTTCATTTCCCGCCGGGTGCGCGTTGGATGCGCCCCGCCGGCGGGCTCTTCCTCTGGGTGACCTTGCCGGAGGCGGTCGACGGCGACGAGCTGTTCGTCGCGGCCCGCGAGCGCGACGTGCTCGTCGGGCGCGGCTCGCTCTTCCATGTCGCCGGAACGGGCAAGAACACGCTGAGGCTGACCTTCTCCTCGGCGACGGAAGACCAGATTCGCGCCGGGATCCGGGTGCTCGGCGATCTCCTGCGTGACCGCTGGCCGAAGGATCGTGCGGGCACGCGCGAGCGAGCGTTCGAGGCGGTACCGATTCTCTGA
- a CDS encoding thiamine pyrophosphate-dependent enzyme, whose protein sequence is MSRKAGSAATGTATKAGPELGKAIYLDLLHKMLTVDAIEERLKTFVRAGKVSFHASTRGHEKLQIAMSLLLRPGRDWFFPYYREKALMVGLGMSAKDIFLHMLSKADDPCGGGRNMSEHFSSRELRVVSPTACTGTQYLQAAGMAKAVKAEGKDDIVYVSSGEGATSEGEFFEALNYAGRDQLPVLFLVQNNGYAISVPQSVQTGSEIHTIAKGFKVRSVEVDGTQFTEMYKTLKPLIEEMRHGGGPLLVEAHVVRIDSHSSSDDQAKYRTEEELEEVRRKDPIAHTSGRVVSWGLIDDAGLKEMRDQIKTKVNAAGDEADAAPNPDPSTAALHIFSGTQPVTAEREPKPISEAPITMVDALNHALKEEMQRNPKIVMWGEDIADPKGGVFGVTRGLTDAFPKQVENAPLAEATIAGVACGMAAGGFKPVIEMQFSDYSFPAFMQIRNEIPTLRWRSGGVWSCPMVIRMATGGYIRGGPFHSQCPESLYLQTPGWYIVYPSNARDAKGLMKTACRIDDPVIFFEHKGLYRQVFTKSPEPDADYLIPFGKAAIVTPGTDMTAITWGSGVIRCQRAAAELAKDGFSVEVIDLRTLVPLDEEMIFSSVKKTGKAIVVHEAPLNNGFGGEVAARIAEKCFDALDAPVRRCAAKDCFPPYAPSLEAAILPSQDDVTAALRELANW, encoded by the coding sequence ATGTCGCGCAAAGCTGGTAGCGCCGCGACGGGCACCGCGACGAAAGCAGGTCCGGAGCTCGGCAAGGCCATTTATCTCGACCTCCTCCACAAGATGCTCACCGTCGACGCCATCGAAGAGCGCCTCAAGACCTTCGTGCGCGCCGGCAAGGTCTCGTTCCATGCGTCGACCCGCGGCCACGAGAAACTGCAGATCGCGATGTCGCTGCTCCTCCGCCCGGGGCGCGACTGGTTCTTCCCGTACTACCGCGAGAAGGCGCTCATGGTCGGCCTCGGGATGTCGGCGAAGGACATCTTCCTCCACATGCTCTCCAAGGCCGACGACCCCTGTGGCGGCGGCCGGAACATGAGCGAGCACTTCTCGTCGCGCGAGCTGCGCGTCGTCTCGCCGACGGCGTGCACCGGCACGCAGTACCTCCAGGCGGCCGGGATGGCAAAGGCGGTCAAGGCCGAGGGCAAGGACGACATCGTCTACGTCTCCTCGGGCGAGGGCGCGACGTCGGAGGGAGAGTTCTTCGAGGCCCTGAACTACGCCGGCCGCGATCAGCTCCCGGTCCTCTTCCTCGTGCAGAACAACGGCTATGCGATCAGCGTCCCGCAGTCGGTGCAGACCGGCTCCGAGATCCACACGATCGCCAAGGGCTTCAAGGTCCGCTCGGTGGAAGTCGACGGCACGCAGTTCACCGAGATGTACAAGACGCTGAAGCCCCTGATCGAAGAGATGCGCCACGGCGGCGGCCCGCTCCTCGTCGAGGCGCACGTCGTTCGCATCGACTCGCACTCGTCGTCCGACGATCAGGCGAAGTATCGAACTGAAGAAGAGCTCGAAGAAGTGCGCAGGAAGGACCCGATCGCCCACACCTCGGGCCGCGTCGTCTCGTGGGGCCTCATCGACGACGCCGGCCTCAAGGAGATGCGGGATCAGATCAAGACGAAGGTCAACGCCGCGGGCGACGAAGCCGACGCGGCGCCGAACCCCGACCCTTCGACCGCCGCGCTCCACATCTTCTCCGGCACGCAGCCGGTTACCGCCGAGCGCGAGCCCAAGCCGATCTCCGAAGCGCCGATCACGATGGTCGACGCCTTGAACCACGCGCTCAAGGAAGAGATGCAGCGCAACCCGAAGATCGTCATGTGGGGCGAGGATATCGCCGACCCCAAGGGCGGCGTCTTCGGCGTGACACGCGGCCTCACCGACGCCTTCCCCAAGCAGGTCGAGAACGCCCCGCTCGCGGAAGCCACGATCGCCGGCGTCGCCTGCGGCATGGCGGCCGGCGGCTTCAAGCCGGTCATCGAGATGCAGTTCTCCGACTACTCCTTCCCCGCCTTCATGCAGATCCGGAACGAGATCCCGACTCTCCGCTGGCGCTCCGGCGGCGTGTGGTCGTGCCCGATGGTCATCCGCATGGCGACCGGCGGCTACATCCGCGGCGGCCCGTTCCACTCGCAGTGCCCGGAGTCGCTCTACCTCCAAACGCCGGGCTGGTACATCGTCTACCCGTCGAACGCGCGCGACGCGAAGGGCCTCATGAAGACCGCGTGCCGCATCGACGACCCGGTGATCTTCTTCGAGCACAAGGGGCTCTACCGCCAGGTCTTCACGAAGTCGCCCGAGCCCGACGCCGACTACCTGATCCCCTTCGGCAAGGCCGCCATCGTCACCCCCGGCACCGACATGACCGCGATCACCTGGGGCAGCGGCGTCATCCGATGCCAGCGCGCCGCCGCGGAGCTCGCGAAGGACGGCTTCTCCGTCGAGGTCATCGATCTCCGCACGCTCGTCCCGCTCGACGAGGAGATGATCTTCTCGTCGGTCAAGAAGACCGGTAAGGCGATCGTCGTCCACGAAGCCCCGCTCAACAACGGCTTCGGCGGTGAGGTCGCGGCGCGTATCGCCGAGAAGTGTTTCGACGCGCTCGACGCCCCCGTGCGCCGCTGCGCCGCGAAGGATTGCTTCCCGCCCTATGCGCCCAGCCTCGAGGCGGCTATCCTGCCGTCGCAAGACGACGTGACGGCCGCATTGCGCGAGCTGGCCAACTGGTAG
- a CDS encoding DUF4252 domain-containing protein, with protein MTSLRALSVAAVLAAASFAHAESPASSSAGYVDVNAFRALIDENAEVVEVNLEGAILQAMANSKDGDDPGSKDLFSKLKAIHAVIGTVKGPASEALALVKKTDEKLAAAGWQRIARIKDESSTVSVLTHTTGEKIDGLVALIFDTDDKEIVFANLAGEIDLNRIGEIGEKLHVPGLNGVPGLH; from the coding sequence ATGACCTCGCTCCGCGCTCTTTCCGTCGCCGCCGTTCTCGCCGCAGCGTCCTTCGCGCACGCCGAGTCGCCCGCCTCGTCGTCCGCGGGGTACGTCGACGTCAACGCCTTCCGTGCGCTCATCGACGAAAACGCAGAGGTCGTGGAGGTCAACCTCGAGGGCGCGATCCTCCAGGCCATGGCCAACAGCAAGGACGGCGACGATCCGGGCTCGAAGGACCTCTTCTCGAAGCTCAAGGCGATCCACGCGGTGATCGGCACCGTGAAGGGACCGGCCTCCGAGGCGCTCGCGCTCGTGAAGAAGACCGACGAGAAGCTCGCGGCCGCGGGCTGGCAGCGCATCGCGAGAATCAAGGACGAGTCGTCGACGGTCTCGGTGCTGACCCATACGACCGGCGAGAAGATCGACGGACTCGTCGCCCTCATCTTCGACACCGACGACAAGGAGATCGTCTTCGCCAATCTGGCCGGCGAGATCGATCTGAACCGCATCGGCGAGATCGGCGAGAAGCTCCACGTGCCGGGGCTGAACGGTGTCCCCGGCCTGCACTGA
- the hflX gene encoding GTPase HflX, with translation MLVDRGGRIERVAIGDARRVDVPREPSAPSGRDRFCTLRWIATKREDEPLTPTDLSPLALHRLDAMAVVAVEEDGTPGPVRIAHLLPAEERERSRAAKEPPRRPDLIVPRGLARPARERHVEDVVADGERYRLLPPRPASLIDEDFLDLIGALEEEFERTRKRTRVSGKAGRAILVHVTTGSRIAGEESIDELEELATSAGLGVVERIVQRRHHFDPRTLMGSGRLDDLIIRASRLQADYIIVDQDLTPAQARAIAESTAIKVIDRSQLILDIFARRARTHEGKIQVELAQLKYLLPRLMSRGDSGLSRLEGGIGGRGPGEQKLEVDRRRVRDRIKSLEKMLQAERTRREQRRARRRERDVPVVSLVGYTNAGKSTLLNVLTKSEVFVEQRMFATLDPSSRRLRLPREREIVINDTVGFIRDLPKDLLAAFRATLEEISDSDLLVHLVDMSHPRHEAQIKAVTSILEELGHRDMRRLLVFNKADAVDPQLVLHILENYPGAMAISAFKREGIQALLRKVDDLLAEDRAASRLNTQLA, from the coding sequence GTGCTCGTCGATCGCGGCGGCCGCATCGAGCGCGTCGCCATCGGCGACGCGCGCCGCGTCGACGTTCCGCGCGAGCCGTCGGCGCCCTCGGGGCGCGACCGCTTCTGCACCCTCCGGTGGATCGCGACGAAGCGCGAAGACGAGCCGCTCACACCGACCGATCTCTCGCCGCTCGCGCTGCACCGGCTCGACGCGATGGCGGTCGTCGCCGTCGAGGAGGACGGGACGCCCGGGCCGGTGCGCATCGCGCACCTTCTTCCCGCCGAGGAGCGGGAGCGTAGCCGCGCCGCCAAGGAGCCCCCGCGCCGGCCGGACCTGATCGTCCCGCGAGGGCTCGCTCGCCCCGCGCGCGAGCGTCACGTCGAAGACGTCGTCGCCGACGGCGAGCGTTACCGGCTGCTGCCGCCGCGCCCCGCGAGCCTGATCGACGAGGACTTCCTCGATCTCATCGGCGCGCTCGAAGAAGAGTTCGAGCGCACGCGCAAGCGCACGCGCGTCTCCGGCAAGGCCGGGCGCGCGATCCTCGTCCACGTCACGACCGGCAGCCGCATCGCCGGCGAAGAGTCGATCGACGAGCTCGAAGAGCTCGCGACCTCCGCCGGCCTCGGCGTCGTCGAGCGGATCGTGCAGCGGCGCCACCATTTCGACCCGCGCACGCTCATGGGCTCCGGGCGCCTCGACGATCTCATCATCCGCGCGTCGCGCCTGCAGGCCGACTACATCATCGTCGACCAGGACCTGACGCCGGCGCAGGCCCGCGCGATCGCCGAGTCGACTGCGATCAAGGTGATCGACCGCTCCCAGCTCATCCTCGACATCTTCGCCCGAAGAGCGCGCACGCATGAAGGGAAGATCCAGGTCGAGCTGGCGCAGCTCAAGTACCTGCTGCCGCGCCTGATGAGCCGCGGCGACTCCGGCCTTTCACGACTCGAAGGCGGCATCGGCGGCCGCGGCCCCGGCGAGCAGAAGCTCGAGGTCGACCGCCGCCGCGTCCGCGACCGCATCAAGTCGCTCGAGAAGATGCTCCAGGCCGAGCGCACGCGCCGCGAGCAACGTCGAGCGCGTCGCCGCGAGCGCGACGTCCCCGTCGTGTCGCTCGTCGGCTACACCAACGCCGGGAAGAGCACCCTCCTGAACGTGCTCACCAAGAGCGAGGTCTTCGTCGAGCAGCGGATGTTCGCGACCCTCGATCCGTCGTCGAGGCGCCTTCGTCTGCCGCGCGAGCGCGAGATCGTCATCAACGACACCGTCGGGTTCATCCGTGACCTCCCCAAGGACCTGCTCGCCGCCTTCCGCGCGACCTTGGAGGAGATCAGCGACTCCGACCTCCTCGTCCACCTGGTCGACATGTCCCACCCGCGCCACGAAGCGCAGATCAAGGCGGTCACCTCGATCCTGGAAGAGCTCGGGCACCGCGACATGCGCCGCCTCCTCGTCTTCAACAAGGCCGACGCCGTCGATCCGCAGCTCGTGCTCCACATTCTCGAGAATTACCCTGGAGCGATGGCCATCTCCGCGTTCAAGCGGGAGGGGATCCAGGCGCTTCTCAGGAAGGTCGACGACCTGCTCGCGGAGGATCGGGCCGCTTCGAGGCTGAATACTCAATTGGCCTAG
- the pdxT gene encoding pyridoxal 5'-phosphate synthase glutaminase subunit PdxT → MTKVGVLALQGGFAAHIRRLRSLEVEPVEVRRVRELSGLAGLVIPGGESTTLLNLMADEPWFDALGEFHEEGGTLLGTCAGAILLSREVVPEQESLGLLDARIERNAFGRQVDSFETTLDAPAALGGSLDAVFIRAPRFRALGPTVIPLVSHRGEPVLVQQGRVLALTFHPELTRHGSVHAYFVAMTKRETKAEAGGLVPAGRIS, encoded by the coding sequence ATGACGAAGGTCGGAGTCCTGGCGCTCCAGGGCGGCTTCGCGGCGCACATTCGCCGCCTTCGATCGCTCGAGGTCGAGCCGGTCGAGGTACGCCGCGTGCGGGAGCTGTCGGGCCTGGCCGGTCTCGTCATTCCGGGGGGCGAGAGCACGACGCTCCTCAACCTCATGGCCGACGAGCCGTGGTTCGACGCCCTCGGGGAGTTCCACGAAGAGGGCGGCACGCTCCTCGGCACGTGCGCCGGCGCGATCCTCCTCTCGCGAGAGGTCGTGCCGGAGCAGGAGAGCCTCGGACTCTTGGACGCGCGCATCGAGCGGAACGCGTTCGGGCGGCAGGTCGACTCGTTCGAGACGACGCTCGACGCGCCGGCGGCGCTCGGCGGCTCTCTCGACGCCGTGTTCATCCGGGCGCCGCGCTTCCGCGCGCTCGGCCCGACGGTCATTCCGCTCGTCTCGCACCGAGGCGAGCCGGTTCTCGTTCAGCAGGGACGCGTGCTCGCGCTCACGTTCCATCCGGAGCTCACGCGTCATGGCTCGGTCCACGCGTACTTCGTCGCCATGACGAAGCGCGAGACGAAGGCAGAAGCCGGGGGTCTCGTTCCGGCCGGGAGGATTTCGTGA